CGATCTCATTCATGACAATGGCCGGCCGCAATCCCTGCTGCTTGAAGGAGGTAATAAGACGGCTAAGCAATGTCGTTTTTCCACTGCCAAGAAAACCTGATAAAATATAAATGGGTGTTACGTGCTCCACGTTCCATACTCCTTTGCGTGCATCATGATTATGCTAGCGAGTGTACTACATTTCATCCATCTACTGCAAGCGCGCCGCCACTAACTATAACAGGAGATGTCATTTCTATGAATTCATCGCAAGAGCATAAACAGCAATCCCCCGCTTCCGTGAACTGCAAGGTGATTACGGTCTCGGATACGCGGACCAAGGACACGGACAAGAGCGGCAAACTGATGATGAGCTTGCTTGAAGAAGCCGGGCATGCCGTTGTATCTTACAGCATTGTTCAGGACGACTACGAAACGATCCGCGAAACGATCTATACTGCGGTTAGCAATCCGGACATTGATGTCGTCCTACTAACAGGCGGAACAGGCATATCGAGCCGGGATACCACCTACGAAGCCGTATCCTCATTGCTTGATAAGGAACTCCCCGGATTCGGCGAAATCTTCCGCTTCCTAAGCTTTACGGAGGATATTGGGTCTGCGGCCATATTGAGCCGCGCGATCGGCGGCACGCTAAGCCACACGGCCGTCTTCTCCATGCCGGGTTCTAGCGGAGCCGTCAAGCTTGCGATGAACCGGATTCTGCTGCCTGAGCTGCGGCACATCAAATATGAGCTGGATAAACACAGATCATAACCAACGCCGGGCAACAAACAAAAGGCCGGATGCATATGGGCATCCGGCCTTAGCTGTATCCTAACTGCTGGCACGTCGTTGATGTTTGGCAAGCAGGGAGGGCGCTATTTTTTTGACCTGGTCATAATAGTTATCCGTTTTGTCGCCCGTTGACGTATATACGATGGACGTTTCTTTGTCGCTCACGATCAGGTTATGTCCGCCGGCCGCATTGGCATCCCCTTCTGTAACGCCGTATATCTCCTTGATCCCTTTTTCCCTGGCCGCTTGATCCTGATAGACATATACGGTGATAAACTGGCTTGCATCATAATTGATCCGGTATTGATACGTAATATTGCCGACGTTGTCTTCCGCATAGGTTTCATTGGTCAACGGCATGCCCACCTGGTTAAACGAGGCTTGGAGATCCTCAAGGAATTTTCCGTTCAAACCCCGTCCCGATATCCGGGCCTCCCTGGACCCTTCCTCGTAAGCCCTCATGTTATATAGGCGCATCTCGTCCCTGGCTATCTGCCTGGAACAACCGACCGATATGGCAAGAATGGAACAAAGCAATAAAACGGTAACGATTCTGCGATAATTCATGTTCACTCACCCTTCCTTAGGTGTCAGAGGTTGCCTTCCCTTAGAATGCCTGAGGATGAGGAACATTATGCGTATGAGAAATCAAGGTAATATTATAGAGCGATGACGCTTCTTCCAACTGCTCTGCCCTGCAGAATGGTGTTCAGCACTTCAGGCAGATCGTGTAGACCGTATTCCGTAATTCCTTCTTGTAGCACGGATGCCGGCTTCCATTCATCCGCCAGTTTCGACCATACCGATCGGCGGTAGGCCATAGGGCAGTATACCGAATCGATTCCGAGGAGATTGATGCCTCTAAGGATAAACGGAAACACCGTCGAATCAAAAGCACCGCCACCCGTCATACCGGAAACAGCGACGCTTCCGCCATATTTTACGCTTTTCAGAAGTGAACCCAGTTGGTTTCCTCCGACCGGATCTACTATCGCTGCCCAGCGCTCGGCAGAGATGGCCCCCTTGGAGGATGCCGCAGCCTCTTCCCTGGATATCACTTCATGAGCTCCCAGCTTTAAGAGCCAGTCCCTCTGACTTGATTTGCCTGTGGATGCCGTTACGCTATAGCCTAATTGACTGAGGATGGAGACCGCGAAGCTGCCCACGCCCCCAGTTGCCCCCGTAACTAGAACGGCCCCCTGTTCCTGTCGCAGTCCATTCCGTATCAAGGCCTCTATCGATAATGCAGCCGTAAAACCTGCGGTTCCGATAGCCATCGCATCACGCGGAGACAAGCCCTGCGGCAGCGGGACAAGCCATTCTCCCTTAACCCGTGCATACTGGCTGAACCCGCCTTCATGAGATACGCCTAATTCATAACCGGTACAGAGAACGTCATCGCCTTCCTTGTAATCAGCATGAGCGGAACGCACAACCGTTCCTGCCAGATCAATGCCCGGAATGAACGGGTATCGGCGGACAATTTTCCCTTCCGGTATGCTGGCCAGCCCGTCTTTATAGTTAACCCCGCTGTATAATACCCGCACAATAACGTCACCTTCGGGCAGCTGCTTCAAACACAGGTTCTCCACGCTGCCGCGAACCCCTTGTTCATCTTGACGCAGCACGTAGGCCTGAAAATTGGTTTCGTTGTCCACACATATCACTCCTTGGGTTAGTTTAGGTGCTGTAAAGCAATCCGGATTTGCACTATGAATATGTCGAAGCTTTATACATGCTCTCGGAATATGGCGACTTATGCGCTTTCCCAAGAAATGATTCAGTATCGTCATTTATAATCAGAATTGTGTTATTATGGAAAAAGAATACTTTTATAAAAGATTATCAGCAGGAGTTGAAATCCACGTTATGACTCATTTCGATCATGGATCTACACGTAGATCCTTCCGCTTCTCGTACTTGCTCACGCTGGTAACACTACTTCTGTTACCGCTCGTCCATAAGCCGATCAGCCAGGTTTTTGGATTCCTTGGTATTCATACACAATCAGGCGGCATTGCCGGCTCGTTTCTCGTTTTCTTTTTGAGTTTGGGTCTCATTCTTACGCTGTTTAGACTAGTCTTCAGGGCTTTCCCTTTAATTACCTGGCCTGGTCTCAAAGTGTACGTACTAATCGGCCTCCTCTTCATTTTAATGACAGGGATCTACGAATACACAAACACACACCGCTCGGTTGAAGCGGCGGTATTCAACGAGAAACATGCTTTTCTTGAAGCACCTTTCAGCATAGATCATGCTGAAATCATACAATCCGAATTAACCTCTGAGAATGTTTATGCTTTCGTGGGTACACCTGGACTGGGACTGCAATTATCCACCTATACCAAAGGATGGTTCGGATGGAATATGTCCGCCGTAACTACATTATACCTTTCTCCTGAGAATCCCGCTTCTCCGTCCGTATTCTCGGAGACAAACCTGGATTCATCACTCGTGTTTGGCCTGTATAGAAGCACAGAACCCATTCAGATTCATGTAAATGGTCAGCCGGCACATACCATACCCTACCAACAACTGAGGCCTGATGTCAGTGAAGATTTGTACATGTGGTATTACGAACGCCAGCCCGACACGATAGAGAACAAGGACAAGGTTCACCTCACCGCGCGTGACGTCAACGGAAGTATAGTGGATCGACTTGAGTTATAGCCGAGTACAAAAAGACGCCCCTTCTCCTGCCAAGCGGCAAGATTGGGAAAGCGTCTTTTTCATTTCTGTATTTTATAACCTAATCTTCATGCTGTTCCATGAACTCGGCCATCATCCGCTGTTTCACTTCCCAGACCTCTTCACTCAAATTCACGCGGTAAATTTCCGGATTCAGCTTCCGCAGATACTCCGGCCAGAACTGATCCAGCTGAGCATCATGATAGCTGCGAATCTCTTCGAGCTTCGGCAGCTCATACACCAGTTCGCCATTCACAAACACCGGTTCAAGCATGGACACCGCTTCAAAGTTCTTTACATTTTTGCGCATATAAGGATGCAGTGGATTAAACAGCTTTAATTTCCCGTTCTCCGGCGGCATCTCTTCTTCCGGGAAGCAGATGTAATCGGCGATCGCTTTGCCGCTGCCCTTGGATATGATGCGGTATACCTCTTTTTTGCCTGGGGTAGATACTTTTTCGGGGTTGCCCGAGATTTTGATGGTCGGTACCATCTTCCCGTCAACCTCCCGCTCCACCAGCTTATAAACGCCCCCAAGCGCAGGCTGGTCGGCTGCCGTAATCAATTGGGTACCGACGCCCCAAGTATCTACTTTGGCCCCTTGCGCCTTGAGATCCAGAATGGTGCCTTCATCCAGATCGTTTGATGCCACGATACCGACGTAATGAAGACCGGCCTCATCCAGCATCTTTCGTGCCTGAATCGACAGGTAAGCCAAATCCCCGCTATCTAAACGAATGGCATTCATCCGTTTCCCTTGGGCCTCCAGCTTCTTCGCCGTTACGATGGCATGGGGAATCCCGCTCTTTAACGTATCAAAGGTATCCACCAGCAGCGTCACTTGATCCGGCATAACCTCGGCAAATATATCAAAGGCCTCCTGCTCGCTCCGGAAGGTCTGCACCCAGGAATGCGCATGCGTGCCTTTTGTCGGGATGCCGAATTTCTCGCCAGCCAGCATATTCGACGTGGCATGGAAACCGGCCAGATACGCAGCACGCGCCCCCCAAACCGCCGCATCCGCTTCCTGTGCACGTCTTGTACCAAACTCCAGCAAGGTATCGCCGCTGGCAACCTGCCGGATACGGGACGCTTTGGTAGCGATCAAGGTTTGAAAGTTCATAAAGTTCAAGAGTGCCGTTTCGACCAGCTGTGTCTCGAAAATGGTGCCTTCCACTCGAATGAGCGGCTCGTTCGGGAATACCAGCGCCCCCTCCTTCATGGAATGAATATTCCCTTGAAAACGGAATCGGCGAAGCTCTTCCAGAAATTCAGGTTTATACTTCTCTTCCTGTTTGGCCAAATACGCGATATCCTCATCCGAGAAACGCAAGGACTCAATATAATGTACAATCCGCTCAAGACCGGCAAAAACGGCATATCCGTTACCGAATGGCAGCTTACGGAAATACGCCTCAAACACCGCACGCGTACGATGAGAGCCATTAATCCAGTGAGCGTACATCATGTTAATCTGGTATTTGTCCGTGTGTAGTGCTAATCCTGCTGTCAGCATCACGATCATCCTCCACTGTTACCCGGTTCATCTAGGCTTCCGGGTGGTTCAAGCTGTCTATTGATTAAGAAGTTCCTTACTTCGCACTACCGATGCCCCGAGGCTGCCTTGAAAGTGACTTAAAGCCCACTTATGTCCTTCCGGATTAAAGCTTGCGACGGCATCTTCATAAACGGTAATACGATATCCGTAATTATAAGCATCCACTGCGGTATGCAGCACGCAGATGTCGGTACAAACTCCGATGAGATCGACTTCGGTAATCCCGCGTTCCCGCAGCTTCTGGTTCAGATCCGTACCGCAAAATGCGCTGTATCTCGTTTTGTCCATCCAATAGATGGCGTCTTCTCGTTCCTCATACACCCGCTGAAGTTCACCGTATAATTCCCGACCCCGGGTTCCCCGAATGTTATGCGGAGGGAACAGCTTCGTTTCGGGATGATAAGCGTCATTGCTCTCATGCAGGTCCACGGCCATTACAACAAAATCACCACGATCGCTGTACAACTTGGTCAGCTCCGCGATGGTGTTCTGAATGTCAATGGCGGGCTTCCCTACCGGCAGATTGCCATCCACGAAATCATTCGTGAAATCTATCACGATCAAGGCTTTCATCTGACACACTCCTCTACGACATGATTAATGTGATCGATAAAATAACAGCTTGTGAATCCCATCCTACGTATAAATTGATAGCAACGGTGCATGATCCGTAAACCGATACAATTGGGCCGGCCGCTGGGAATATTGATTGGAGTTTAGCGGCTTGCCGTTCTCATCCCGTGCTTCTTCCAGTATCCCCTGTCTGCTGCGGGTTGACGTGATTTTACGGATAAAATTGGGCTCGTTGAACTCGGGCACAACCGTCTGGATGACCTGATATAACTCGCTCAGTGTAAAATGCTCCGGTAAAAACTGCCGCGCAATCGTCGTCTGCAGCATTTGCTGCTGAATCTTGCGGTACGCATCCATTATGATATCTCTGTGGTCAAAAGCCAGCTCCAGCTCTTCCAAAGCTTCCGCGACCGTAAACAGACCTACCTCTTCCGCATCATCGGCAGCCTGGCGATGCTCCAGCATCCATTCTTCTACGAGCGCGTAGAATGCATGGCTGATAATCCAGCCCCTTGGATCCCGTCCCGGTGCGCTGTACACGCCCAAGTACTCCAAATGGCCGCCATCCACCCCGGTCTCTTCTTTCAGCTCCCGTTTGGCGGCATCGTAAATAGACTCACTCTCACGGCAAAATCCGCCGGGGAGTGCCCACATACCCGCACATGGCCATGATCTGCGCCTGATCAGCATCACCTTAAGCTCGCGTATCGGCAATGTCTTGGTGAAGGTTTTCCGTTCCCGCTTCGTTAAGGTAAACATCACGATATCAGCGGGCACACCATCCGGTGTTCTGTATTTCTTGGCACTGCTCTTTGGAGCCTGTTCGCGATCCGTCATTTCCATCACCATAACTATTATTTTGATAATTTCATTATGACATATTTAAAAATGATGTCAAGGATTTCCTGACCCCATCCTTTATAATAAGTTTACTATGCCCTATTCATTCTCATTCTGTACATGAAATAACAAGAATAGAAAAGGTGCGGAACCATTCCGCACCTCGTTTCATCTATCCGCAGCTGCTTGGCGGCGTATCTTTTCCTGTTTCCACATTCACTTTTTCCGAAACCGTATCATGAATCACGGATACGACCAGTTGAAGAAGATAATTAATGTCGCTTTGACTTTGCTGGAACTCCATCACGAGCGGAATACCGTCAATCTCCTCTTGCAGTTCTTCGATCTCCCGTTCGATTTTGGCGACCATATCCTTGTTCTGGAACGTTTCAAAAGCCACGATTTCCTTTTGCTTTTTCTTAATGGTTTTTATCAGGTTTTGAACCCGTTCGTGGTTCTGGATCTTCTCTTCGGCCTGCTTAAACATCTGAACTTCTTCACTGGTGGATATTAATTCCGCCAGCTCGCCGGCTTTTGCCAAAATATCGTCACGTATAATCAATTCACGCGTGTTGTAAGTTGACATACCGTATGTGTTCGTACGAACATGATCATGTGCCAAGGTTCATCGCTCCAATTCTTCATCATCTATATGGGAATATGCAGCACCGGCCGGTTTTTTGTTCGCGGCCCTATGCTGCATTTGAATGCTGCCTGCTCCTCTATTATACCGCATCCGAGGCAGGAATCGTGTCCGGGATTCTATCCCCTTTGATATACCAGGTCTTCGTATCCGTAATCCGGACATTTACGAAGCTGCCTATGAGGTCCGTCGAGCCTTCGAAATGCACCAGCTTGTTCGTGCGCGTGCGTCCCGACAGCATGGAATCATTGTTCTTGCTGACTCCTTCTACCAGCACCTCCACCGTAGATCCAAGCAGCCTGTCGTTGCTCTTGCGGCTGTACTCATTGATGGCGGCATTCAATCGCTGAAGACGCTCGCTCTTGACCTCCATCGGTACATTATCCTCCATCACCGCCGCTGGCGTTCCTTCACGAGGAGAATAAATGAACGTGTAAGCGGAGTCGTAGCCGACCTCCCGAACCAGGGACAGCGTCTCCTCAAACTGCTCATCGGTCTCACCAGGGAATCCGACAATGATGTCGGTGGTGAATGCTACATTGGGAATCGCCTTCTTAATTTTATGGGCGAGCTCCAAGTACGTCTCACGCGTATATTTTCGGCTCATTTTTTTGAGCACTTGCGTGCTTCCCGACTGTACCGGCAGGTGAATATGCTCGACCAGGTTACCACCCTTCGCCAGCACCTCAATCAGGTGATCATCGAAATCCCTTGGATGGGATGTAGTGAAGCGAACACGCGGGATATCGATCTTGTGAATATCATCCATCAGATCGCCGAAACGGTATTCGATATCTTCAAAGTCTTTGCCATATGCGTTCACGTTCTGACCGAGCAGCGTAATTTCCTTATACCCTTGCCGGGCTAATTCACGAACCTCAGCAATGACATCCTCCGGACGCCGGCTGCGCTCCTTGCCGCGGGTATATGGGACGATGCAGTATGTACAGAATTTATCACAGCCGTACATAATGTTGACCCAGCCGCGGAGACCTTCTCTCTTTTTCGGTAGATTCTCAACAATGTCGCCCTCTTTGGACCACACTTCAACCACCATTTCCTTGCTGAAGAGCGCTTCCTGAATAAGATGAGGCAGACGATGCACGTTATGCGTACCAAAAATCAAATCCACAAAGCCATGCTTTTGGAGAATCCGATTAACAACCGATTCTTCCTGCGACATGCAGCCGCAAACGCCAAGCAGCATATCCGGCTTTTCCGTCTTCAAATGCTTCAGATGGCCGAGTTCGCCAAACACTTTATCCTCCGCGTTTTCACGAATGGCGCACGTATTGAGCAAGATGATGTCCGCCTGCTTCCGATCCTCGGTTGCCTGGTAGCCCATCTGCTCCAGCAATCCCTTGATCGTTTCGGAATCATGCTCATTCATCTGACATCCGTACGTATACACGATATAATGCTTGCCAGCCCCGAGGGTTCGAAACGCTTCCGGCAGCTCGGTATCGTACAAAACTTCGACACTTTGTTTGCCGCGCTGTTTTTCCTGTCTATGATTAGGCTCCGATAGGATGTTGATTTCCCGGCCATTGATGCGAATTCTCTTCCCGTGTTCATCTTCGGAGAGAACTTTGGCTCCTGAAAAATCAAAATACTTGGAGTAGTCCTTACTTTCTTTGGACATGCTAGGTCACCCCTTAGATCCGCAAAATCTCTGGTTTACATGACAATATTGCTTAAATAGGCACTGTTTTAAATTATATCATGATCTTATTGCCTAAGCTACCACCTTGGGCGTTAATGAGTCCAAACCTTATCAAACGCTTTCCTTCAAAATAGGCCACCGAAACATGGAACCCGTAGAAAATTTCAAAAAAGAGCCTGAAATCGAAATGAATCGACTCAGGCTCTTCCAGCTGTGAACGCTAAGCTAAAAACGCTTAACAGCAGCAGATCCGTGACACATACAGTATGTTCATGAAGTTTACTGAAGCTATAGATTAATCAATAATTTCAGCAGTGTCTCCGTTTTTGGCGCCGGCAGCGTTAGCTTCATCGGTATCGATATGCATGTCGAGCGCAAAATTGTCGGATACGCGGGCAATGACGTTCTCCAGAACAAGACCGCGTTCGCCGCCTAAGCGTACCTTCAGCAGGTCCTTGTCTTTAATACCCCATTGATCCGCATCGGATGTATGGAAGTGGATATGACGAGCGGCTACGATGACACCTTCATCCACCGTTACTTCACCAGCCGGACCTTTAATCGTAATTCCCGGGGTTCCAGCGATGTTTCCGGATTCGCGTACAGGTGCTTTCACACCGATGGCAAAGGAATCCGTGCGGGAAATCTCCAGCTGGGTTGCAGGACGTGCAGGTCCCAAAATTCTTACTTTATCGAATTGTCCCTTCGTTCCAATAACCGCTACCGTTTCGTTGGCTGCGAATTGTCCTGGCTGGGACAATGGTTTGAACTCTGTCAGCTGATATCCAGGGCCGAACAATGCCTCAATATGCTCTTGGGTTAAATGAATATGGCGGGCGGATACACCCACAGGTACAGTTTTACTCATCTGTCTCACTCCTTGTTTTTCTCTATATGCTGTACATGCCATCACCTATTATACTCTCTATTACCCAAAAATAAAAAGGCAACCCGGGTGATTCAGGCCGCCTTCTTCCGATTCACGAGCAATCTGCTACAGGATTGTCAAAGTTATCCTCGAATCATGGTCGTTATGCGAAAGGTTGCTATGCTTGGCCTGACAATGAAGGTAAATTCTGCTCAAGAAAATGGAGGGCATACTCCGACATCCAGCCCTTTACCATCGATTCCGGGTAATGTTTAAGCAGCAGCTCCTGAAATTCAGGATACCGGCCCGGATGCTCAAGCCCGGCAACCCATTGATCAATCCCGTCGAAGTCCGAACCGAACATGATGTGCTCTTCACCGCCCAGCTCACAAATCTTCTCGATATGCGGCAATATGTCCTCCGGCTTCACACGATCTACTCCGCTGCGGATAAACCAGGGCACAAACGTGATTCCAATCATTCCGTTTAGCGCGATTAGTGCCCTTATCTGCTCATCATTCAAATTCCGGGGATGCTGGCAGACGGAGTACGCATTGGAATGCGAGGCGATGATGGGCCCTTTGGTCAGCTCCGCGAGCTCCCAGAAACCAGCTTGGGACAGGTGAGACACATCCAGAATGATGCCCGTCGAATGGGATAGCTCTACCAGCTGCCGTCCCCGTTCCGTGAATCCCCCATTTCGCTGCTCCAGTACTCCATCCGCAGCCCAGTTGGCATAATTCCAGGTAACCCCCATCAAACGCACGCCCATCTCAAACAAGAGCTGGACGTAATACAAATTCCCCTCCAGCCCGTCAACGCCTTCCAAGGACAGAACGCCGAACCGTCCATGCTGACCTTGTCTGGTCTCTTGAAGTTGCTCCCGCCAAAGCAGGGGCTTAAGATATCCCGGTTTAACGATGCGGCTGCGATATGTATCGAGTTGCGCCAGCACCCGTTCAAAGGATGGTCTCCCCCATTTCTCCGATAAAAAAACAGCGAACACCTGAAGGGCCAGGTCGCCCTCCTCCATGCGCTGCAGCGTTACATCCAAATGCGGGTCGTCCGCAAAGGAGGCTTGGGGGGCTTCCCACATTTTGCTCAAAACATCACAGTGAAAATCAACCGTCCGCATCGCGCCGTTCATCTCCCTTCTGAACTTGTCACAGCAAAAAGCCTGTTTACACCAAGAGAGTAAACAGGCTAATACCTCAACATTCGAAATTTATCTAGGTTCTACGATCAATTTAATTGCCGTCCGGTCTTCGCCATCAATCACAATATCCGTAAAAGCAGGGATGCAAATCAAATCCACCCCGCTCGGTGCTACAAATCCCCGGGCAATCGCTACCGCTTTAATGGCCTGGTTCAGTGCTCCCGCCCCAATCGCTTGCAGTTCCGCTCCGCCCCGCTCCCTAAGAACTCCAGCGAGCGCCCCTGCAACTGAATTAGGATTGGATTTTGCTGAAACTTTTAATACTTCCATGGTAAGTACCTCCCCTGGGAATGTTGAGTGATGGTTTGCTTCCGCTTACTAGATGTTATTCGTGAGAGGGGAAAAAATTCCTGCTTTTTACCATCCGTTCCTAATTTAATTAAACGGATTCCGCCTTTTTTAATCCATCCGCCATTCGTCTTCGTACATGCGGATTTTCTGTATCTTCCGGGCTCTTCCCGTGTCCTCATCCATATCCACGCATACGGCATGGAACTGCCATTTGCCTTCGTCGACCTGGAAACGGGCAGGAAGCTGGGTCTTGAACTTATACATCACCGCATCGCGCTGCATGCCGAGGATGCCTTCCTTGGAGCCCACCATGCCGGTATCCGTAATATAAGCTGTTCCTCCCGGCAGTATGGTATCGTCATTGCTTTGCACGTGGGTGTGCGTTCCGACCACCATCGAGGCGCGGCCTTCCAGATGCCATCCCATCGCAATCTTCTCCGACGTCGCCTCAGCATGGAAGTCCACCAGAATGCACTTCGTCTTCTGGCGAAGCTCATCCACAATGTCATCGGCTGCGCGAAACGGGCAATCGATGGCTGGCAGGAAGGTTCGTCCTTGTAGATTCACGATCGCCAGCTGTTTGCCGTTCGCTTTGATGATTGTGTATCCACGCCCCGGTGTGCCGGGCGGAAAATTTGCCGGACGAATCATGCGCGGCTCATCATCAATAAACTCAAAAATGTCCTTGTTATCCCAGGTGTGGTTACCCAAGGTGATGCCATGAATGCCCCAATTGAAAAATTCATTGGCGATGGCCGAGGTAATGCCGCGTCCTGAAGCAGCATTCTCCCCATTGGCAATAATGATGTGCGGATTATATTTGGACTTCAGCTCCGGAAGAGAAGCCTTCAAAGCTTTACGCCCTGTACTGCCGACAATGTCTCCGATGAATAATACTTTGATGTCAATCACTCCTTCAGGGATGCTTGTCCTGATTCCCGGCAGGACCGTTCCCGATTCATAAATGTCCGAAACTGTATTTTTGGTACTTGAAAGATAAAAAGTGGCCGGATTGCGGCCACTTTTTAAGGTCCAAACTCTATTTCGCGTAATCCACCGCTCGGGTTTCCCGGATGACGGTGACTTTGATATGACCCGGATAATCCAGTTCATTCTCAATGGTTTTGGTAATGTCACGTGCCAAGCGGAATGCTTCGGCATCGTCGATTTTCTCAGGCTGTACCATGACGCGAACTTCACGTCCCGCTTGAATGGCATAGGATTTCTCAACGCCTTCAAAGGATTCGGAAATTTCTTCGAGCTTCTCAAGACGGCGGATATACGTCTCAAGCGTCTCTCTGCGTGCTCCCGGTCTTGCAGCAGACAATGCGTCAGCTGCGCCAACCAGCATGGCAATAACCGAAGTTGCTTCACAATCACCGTGATGAGAGGCAATGCTGTTGATAACCACCGGATGTTCCTTGTACTTCTTCGCCAGCTCCACGCCGATTTCAACGTGCGATCCTTCCACTTCATGATCCAGCGCTTTCCCGATGTCATGCAACAGTCCTGCCCGTTTCGCAAGCACGATGTCTTCGCCCAGTTCGCCGGCCATCAGGCCAGTCAAATAGGCCACTTCCATGGAGTGTTTCAACACATTTTGTCCATAGCTTGTACGGAATTTCAGTCGGCCCAGAATTTTGATCAAATCTGGGTGCAAACCGTGAACGCCAACCTCGAAAGTCGCTTGTTCTCCGTATTCGCGAATGCGTTCGTCCACTTCCTTGCGGGATTTCTCCACCATTTCTTCGATACGAGCCGGATGAATCCGTCCGTCCGCCACGAGCTTTTCCAAAGCTGTACGGGCAATTTCACGGCGAATCGGATCAAAACCGGAGAGAATAACAGCTTCCGGAGTATCATCGATAATAAGGTCAATCCCTGTAAGGGTCTCAAGCGCACGAATATTCCGGCCTTCACGTCCGATAATCCGGCCCTTCATTTCTTCATTCGGCAAAGTGACAACA
This Paenibacillus sp. JZ16 DNA region includes the following protein-coding sequences:
- a CDS encoding RicAFT regulatory complex protein RicA family protein, giving the protein MAHDHVRTNTYGMSTYNTRELIIRDDILAKAGELAELISTSEEVQMFKQAEEKIQNHERVQNLIKTIKKKQKEIVAFETFQNKDMVAKIEREIEELQEEIDGIPLVMEFQQSQSDINYLLQLVVSVIHDTVSEKVNVETGKDTPPSSCG
- a CDS encoding MogA/MoaB family molybdenum cofactor biosynthesis protein, which produces MNSSQEHKQQSPASVNCKVITVSDTRTKDTDKSGKLMMSLLEEAGHAVVSYSIVQDDYETIRETIYTAVSNPDIDVVLLTGGTGISSRDTTYEAVSSLLDKELPGFGEIFRFLSFTEDIGSAAILSRAIGGTLSHTAVFSMPGSSGAVKLAMNRILLPELRHIKYELDKHRS
- the miaB gene encoding tRNA (N6-isopentenyl adenosine(37)-C2)-methylthiotransferase MiaB, with protein sequence MSKESKDYSKYFDFSGAKVLSEDEHGKRIRINGREINILSEPNHRQEKQRGKQSVEVLYDTELPEAFRTLGAGKHYIVYTYGCQMNEHDSETIKGLLEQMGYQATEDRKQADIILLNTCAIRENAEDKVFGELGHLKHLKTEKPDMLLGVCGCMSQEESVVNRILQKHGFVDLIFGTHNVHRLPHLIQEALFSKEMVVEVWSKEGDIVENLPKKREGLRGWVNIMYGCDKFCTYCIVPYTRGKERSRRPEDVIAEVRELARQGYKEITLLGQNVNAYGKDFEDIEYRFGDLMDDIHKIDIPRVRFTTSHPRDFDDHLIEVLAKGGNLVEHIHLPVQSGSTQVLKKMSRKYTRETYLELAHKIKKAIPNVAFTTDIIVGFPGETDEQFEETLSLVREVGYDSAYTFIYSPREGTPAAVMEDNVPMEVKSERLQRLNAAINEYSRKSNDRLLGSTVEVLVEGVSKNNDSMLSGRTRTNKLVHFEGSTDLIGSFVNVRITDTKTWYIKGDRIPDTIPASDAV
- a CDS encoding cysteine hydrolase family protein; its protein translation is MKALIVIDFTNDFVDGNLPVGKPAIDIQNTIAELTKLYSDRGDFVVMAVDLHESNDAYHPETKLFPPHNIRGTRGRELYGELQRVYEEREDAIYWMDKTRYSAFCGTDLNQKLRERGITEVDLIGVCTDICVLHTAVDAYNYGYRITVYEDAVASFNPEGHKWALSHFQGSLGASVVRSKELLNQ
- the pduL gene encoding phosphate propanoyltransferase gives rise to the protein MSKTVPVGVSARHIHLTQEHIEALFGPGYQLTEFKPLSQPGQFAANETVAVIGTKGQFDKVRILGPARPATQLEISRTDSFAIGVKAPVRESGNIAGTPGITIKGPAGEVTVDEGVIVAARHIHFHTSDADQWGIKDKDLLKVRLGGERGLVLENVIARVSDNFALDMHIDTDEANAAGAKNGDTAEIID
- a CDS encoding NADPH:quinone oxidoreductase family protein, which produces MDNETNFQAYVLRQDEQGVRGSVENLCLKQLPEGDVIVRVLYSGVNYKDGLASIPEGKIVRRYPFIPGIDLAGTVVRSAHADYKEGDDVLCTGYELGVSHEGGFSQYARVKGEWLVPLPQGLSPRDAMAIGTAGFTAALSIEALIRNGLRQEQGAVLVTGATGGVGSFAVSILSQLGYSVTASTGKSSQRDWLLKLGAHEVISREEAAASSKGAISAERWAAIVDPVGGNQLGSLLKSVKYGGSVAVSGMTGGGAFDSTVFPFILRGINLLGIDSVYCPMAYRRSVWSKLADEWKPASVLQEGITEYGLHDLPEVLNTILQGRAVGRSVIAL
- a CDS encoding nicotinate phosphoribosyltransferase encodes the protein MLTAGLALHTDKYQINMMYAHWINGSHRTRAVFEAYFRKLPFGNGYAVFAGLERIVHYIESLRFSDEDIAYLAKQEEKYKPEFLEELRRFRFQGNIHSMKEGALVFPNEPLIRVEGTIFETQLVETALLNFMNFQTLIATKASRIRQVASGDTLLEFGTRRAQEADAAVWGARAAYLAGFHATSNMLAGEKFGIPTKGTHAHSWVQTFRSEQEAFDIFAEVMPDQVTLLVDTFDTLKSGIPHAIVTAKKLEAQGKRMNAIRLDSGDLAYLSIQARKMLDEAGLHYVGIVASNDLDEGTILDLKAQGAKVDTWGVGTQLITAADQPALGGVYKLVEREVDGKMVPTIKISGNPEKVSTPGKKEVYRIISKGSGKAIADYICFPEEEMPPENGKLKLFNPLHPYMRKNVKNFEAVSMLEPVFVNGELVYELPKLEEIRSYHDAQLDQFWPEYLRKLNPEIYRVNLSEEVWEVKQRMMAEFMEQHED
- a CDS encoding NUDIX hydrolase, which encodes MVMEMTDREQAPKSSAKKYRTPDGVPADIVMFTLTKRERKTFTKTLPIRELKVMLIRRRSWPCAGMWALPGGFCRESESIYDAAKRELKEETGVDGGHLEYLGVYSAPGRDPRGWIISHAFYALVEEWMLEHRQAADDAEEVGLFTVAEALEELELAFDHRDIIMDAYRKIQQQMLQTTIARQFLPEHFTLSELYQVIQTVVPEFNEPNFIRKITSTRSRQGILEEARDENGKPLNSNQYSQRPAQLYRFTDHAPLLSIYT